The genomic window ACGTAACTCGTGCGACATGTTGGCGAGGAACTCGCTTTTGGCCTGGCTGGCGCCCTCGGCGGCGTCTTTCGCGATACGCAGTTCCTCGGCCCGGCGTCGCTCCGTGATGTCGTCTGCGAGGACCAACCGGGCTTCCTGCCCGGCAAACGCAATACGGTGCGAGCGAGTCTCAACCCAGAACTGCGCACCCTCTTTGGTGCGGTGGATCAGGGTGCCCGGATCCTGGTCGGGTTCGCCGGGGTCGCCGGCCACTTCGTCGGACGAATCGCAGCCAATCTGGTCGATCGTCATCGAGAGGAATTCGTCGCGCGAGTAGCCGTAGCGGTCGATCGCCGCGTCGTTGACCTCGATGAACCGTAGCGTGTCGTCGGCATAGACCCACATCGGATGAGGGGAGGACTCGAACAGGGTGCGGTAGCGTTCCTGGCTTTCACGCAGCGTCACCTCGGTGCGCTTGCGCTCCGAGATCTCGCACTCCAGTTCCTCGGATCGCTCGGAGAGTTGCTGGGCGTGGCTCTTTTCCTGTTCCATCCGGCCGAGGTATCGCCGGTACGACCGATAGATCATATAGACCGCCGGTAGGATCATCAACGAGGACTGCCACCCCAGCGCGTGGGTCGTGAAACTGATCAGTCCGGCGACGACGGCGCCGACGAGGTAGTACGGAAACGTCCAGAAGTAGCATTCCTGCCACACGCGCCCCGTCGACTTGGTTTCCACCAACCCGATGATGAGCGAGACCGGGACGGTATTGGCGACGAAGAAGACGGTTGCCGTGAGCCCCAGCAACAACACGGGCGTAATGCTGCCATAGGACAGGTACCGGTGGTAGAAGAGCCAGGCTGCCGCCGACGAGAGCACCATGACGGACACGTTGAAGCCGACCTGCATCAGGCGCGGTCGCGACTTGGCTTGCCAGTAGAGCTGAACCAGCGCGCAACCGAAGCCGATCGTGAGCGTCTCCGCGAAAGCTAGCTCGACTGCCCCGATGAGGATGAAAAGGAAACTGACCGAGATCGTGCCACGGATACCTGGGAGATTGACTTTGAGAGTCGCGGCGAATAGCGCGGTCGCGAGCAGCCCGAGGAAGAACGGCCCGCGGCTGATCTGCCAGGTGGCGATCGCCGCCAAGTAGGTCGCGAAACCCATGGTGGTGAAGAGCGCGATGTAGACGCGCGCCCCGATTGAGAGTTTCTTACTCATAGCACCTTTGCCCAGTGCAAACTTAGAGCCAGGAGCGAAACGGGACAACCTCCGCATCATTTAAGAGGTTTCGAGGTCTCGTCGTGCTCATCGTGCAGGTCACGGTTCGGTCAGACTGACCGATTGGCGGACGGTTCGACTCGTTCCACGCCTCTTCAGATCACGGGAACGAACGGCGTCAAGCCAGGGGGGCAGCCACCCATGAGGTGGGAAGGGCCCGTTATCGCGGCACTTCGGCGACGGTCCCCGGTTCGGGAACGGTTCTTGCTTTGCCGTGTTCCGCAAGTTCTAGGAGCACCGAAATGCGACGACTGACAATCATTGGAATCATCCTGCTGCTGGCCGGCACCCTTCACGCGGCGCCGCGCAAAGTTTCCCGGGATGTCGATCGCGGCATCGCCGACGGAAACGTCGACGTGATCGTGCAGTTCAAGGAGCACCCGCGAGCCGAGCAACTGGAAGAGATGCGTGGCAAGGGTGCCGAGCTGAAAGCCGAACTTCGGTCGGTCCGTGGCGCCCTGTTCTCGATGCCCGCCGCGGCTCTCGAGGGCCTGTCGCACAACCCGAACGTCCGGTACATCTCGCCCGATCGCTCGTTGAACGGCGTTCTGGACTACTCCCTGGCCGCCGTCGGGGCGGAATACGCCGAGAAGTACGGATTCGACGGCAGCGGAATCGGCATCGCCGTCATCGACAGCGGCGTCTTCGCACACGATGACCTGGTCGATCCGGCTACGAATCGCTCCAAGGTCCGTTACAGCCGCAGCCTGATCGGAGGCTCGTCCGGTGCCGATCCGTTCGGGCACGGAACCCACGTGGCCGGCATCCTGGCTGCCCAGGGTTCCTCCCACGGGGTCGCCCCCGGAGCGCACCTGTTCGACCTGCGCGCACTCAACCCCGCCGGCGCCGGCACGGACAGTTCCGTGATTGCCGCCATCGACATGGCCATCCTCTACAAAGATAAGCTGAACATCCGTGTCATCAATCTGTCGTTGAGCCGCGGCATCTTCGAGAGCTACGAGCTCGACCCGTTGTGCCAGGCGGTCGAGGCTGCCTACGAAGCGGGCATCGTCGTCGTTGTATCGGCCGGCAACTCCGGTCGTTACGACAAAGACGGTCGCAAGGGATACGGGACGATCGGCTCGCCCGGCAACGACCCCTACGTCATTACCGTCGGCGCGATGAACGCGATGGGCACGTTCGGTCGGACCGACGATCTGATCGCCAGCTACAGCTCCAAGGGGCCGACGGCGATCGACCATGTGATCAAGCCGGATCTCGTGGCTCCCGGCAACAAGGTGGTCTCGCTCAACTCTCCCGGCTCGACCCTGGCCACGAACCGACCTCAGAAGGTCGTGGGCGGAAACCGCATCGAGGTCAGCGGCACGAGCATGGCGGCTCCGGTCGTCGCCGGCGCGGTTGCGCTGTTGCTGGAGCAGGATCCGTCGTTGACGCCGGACCAGGTCAAGGCACGGCTGATGAAGACCGCGTCGAAGGCTTTTCCGACCACCAGCACGGCGACCGATCCGGTCACCGGCGATAGCTACACCAGCCAGTACGACATCTTCACCGTTGGCGCCGGCTACGTCGATATCGCCGCGGCACTGAACAACTCCGAGACCAGTTCCGGCGTCGCGCTGTCGCCGAGCGCCTCCTACGACCCCGCGACCGGCATAGTGACCCTCGTGCACGGCAACTCCCTGCTCTGGGGCGACGGCGTCATCTGGGGCGACGCGGTCATCTGGGGCGACGGTGTCATCTGGGGCGACGCGGTCATCTGGGGCGACGGTGTCATCTGGGGCGACGGCGTCATCTGGGGTGACTCGGTCATCTGGGGCGACGGTGTCATCTGGGGCGACGGTGTCATCTGGGGCGACGGCGTCATCTGGGGCGATGCCTCCGACGCCAGCGCGGATGGAGACGAGTGATGAATCCTCGCGACGGCTTGCGCGGGCTAGGAGCTGCGGGAGATCCCGTAGCTTCGCAGCTTGCGGTACAGCGTCTTCGGGCTGACGCCCAATAGCTCCGCGGCCTTGCCGCGGTGCCAGCGGACCTGTTCCAGAATCGTCAGGATCTGCTCTCGCTCGATTTCCTTAAGACCCCGAGGCGCTGCGGGCGCCGGCGGGGCCACGGAAGCTGCGGCGCTCGATGCGCCGCCGCCCACGGTCACGGCGGGTGGCAACGGGGCGGCAAGCAACTCGGCCGGCAGATCCTCGGCGACGATGTCCGGCTCGCCGCCGATCAGCAACGCACGCTCGATCACATGTTTCAGTTCCCGCACGTTGCCGGGCCAGTCGTGCTTCGACAGCAGTCCGAGCACGTCTTTTGCAATCGGTTTGGGCGCCGCGAAGTGCTTTGCCAGCAACGGGATGTCTTCTCGTCGATCCCGCAGCGGAGGCAGTTCGAGTTGCAGGGCGTTGATCCGGTAGAACAGGTCGTTACGAAAGCGACCCTCCTCGATCTCTTGCTGCAGATCTCGGTTGGTTGCGGCGATCACACGCACGTCGGCGTCACAGCGTCGCCGACCGCCTACGCGGTAGAAAGTCTTCGTCTCTAGCACCCGCAGCAGCTTCACCTGCAGCCCGATCGGGATCTCGCCGATCTCATCGAGGAACAGCGTCCCTCGATGGGCCATCTCGAACAGGCCCGGGCGCGCCGCATCGGCGCCGGTGAACGCGCCCTTTTCGTGACCGAATAGTTCGCTTTCCAGGAGCGATTCAGGGATCGCGCCGCAGTTGATGTCCACGAAAGGAGCCTCGCGGCGCTCGCTGGCGTTATGGATCGCCTGCGCGGCGACTTCCTTGCCGGTCCCGCTCTCCCCGACGACCAGCACGGTTCCGTCGCTCGGGGCCAGACGACGGATCATCTTCTCGACTTCGGCCATGGCTGGCGACGCGTAGAGCAGCCCGCTGTTGCGCTCGTCGGCGAGCTTTCTCTTCATCGCGTCGTTGGAGCGACGGAGTACACGCTTCTCCGCGGCGCTCCTGAGGATCTGCTCGAGCGCGTCCAGCGGACACGGCTTGGTCACGAAATCGCACGCTCCGCGCTTCATCGCCTCGACCGCCGTTTCCACCGTGGAGTTGCCGGTCAGCATCACGGCTTCGGGCGCCGGCTCGATCTCGCGAGCCACCGCCAGCACCTCGAGGCCGTCCTTGCCGGGCATCCTGACATCGAGAAGCAGCACGTCGAATTCCTGCTTTTCGAGCACGGAGACCGCCTGGGTCCCGTCTTCCGCGATGGTGACCTGGAAACCGCGTTGGGACAGTTCCCGTGACAGGATCGAGCGCAGCCTGGGCTCGTCCTCGGCGATCAGTAATCGGATATTCTCGCTCTCCTGCATGGTTCTCTACCCTCGCACGATCGTAGGTTCGTTAGCTTGATGGATCTCGGAGTCCCCGGGGGGCACTTCGGCTCGCGGCAGCACGATCTTGAAACGGGTCCCGCGATCCAACTCGGACTCGACTTCGATCCGGCCGCCGTGGGATTGCACGATGCCGTAGCAGATCGACAATCCCAGGCCGGTTCCACGACCGATCGGCTTCGTCGTAAAGAACGGCTCGAAAATATTGGGCAGATCCGCCTTCGCGATCCCGCCGCCGGTATCGCCCACTTCGATCCACGATTGCTCCCCGGAGATACCGCTGGCCAAACGCAGAGTTCCGCCGTCCGGCATCGCGTCCAGGGCGTTGATGATCAAAGCGACCAGCACCTGCACGATGGCGTCCTCCTCGACTTCGGCTGCGGGCGCGTCGTCGTGCAATTCACACTGCAACTCGACTCGCTTGAACTGGTTGTGGTGTTTCATGACCTGCAACGCGCGCTCGACGATCGGGCCGAGTTCACACGGCTTACGGGTGTCCGACTTGACCCTGCTGAAGTCGAGCAGATCCTGGCTGATGTTCTTGGCGCGGAACGCCTCGTCCTTGATCGTCAGGAGGTACTCTTTGAACATATCGGCGTCGTCACCGGTCACGCCGAGCGTGTCGAGAGTTCGGCTCAGCGATTCGGCGCAGGCGACGATGATGGCCAGCGGGTTGTTGACCTCGTGAGCCACACCGGCGGCTAACCGGCCCATCGCGGCCATCTTGTCCGCGACGCGCAACGAGTGACGCATGCGGTGCTTCTCGGTGATGTCTTCACCGATGGTGATCGCGTGCGTCACTTCGTCGGGCGTCAGCCGCATGGGCACACGACGTAGGTGGTAGCGTCGCTTCTCACCGTTCACGGTCGTCTCGCGTTCGTCCTCGGTGCTCTCGCCGTGATCAAAGACGCGGTCGAGCAAGGCCTCGTTGGCGTCGCGATTCTCGATCGGCAGGATGTCGTAGAGATTCTGCCCCAGCGCACGCTCGCGCTGCAGACCGCGCGCGCCCCTCTCGCGGCTGCGGTTCCAGGCCACGACCGTGCGATCGCGGTCGATCACGTGCAGGCTGACGGGCAGCGAATCGACGATCTGGTTGGTAAAGCGCACCTGACGCTCCAGCGAAGCGGTGCGATCGGCGACGGTCTTCTCGAGAGACTCCGAGTGGGCCTTGATGGTGCGGTCCTGCTCACGGAGCTTCAACAGCGCCCGGACGCGAAACTGCAGCTCGCGCCAATCGACCGGCTTGGACAGGAAGTCGTCGGCCCCGGCGGCCAGGCCGTGGTTGCGGTCGTCCTGGCTATTCAACGCGGTCAGCAGGATCACCGGGAGGAACTCGTCCGGGGTGCGGCTCTTCAACTCGCGACAGGCGTCATGGCCGCTGACCTCGGGCATCATCACGTCCATGATCACCAGATCGATCGCGTGCCGTTCGAACGCCTCGATCGCGCGGGCCCCGTTGTCCGCCTCGACGCAATCGTAAACGGATTGCAGGCGGCGCCGGACGAGTTGTCGAGCGTCGACGTCGTCATCGACGATCAGCACTGTCTTGCGTTCGGTTTCGGTCATCCGCACCTCGAAGTAGAGCCGGGCCCGACATCGCGAAACATTGAGCTTCGCCGCCGTCGAGGCAAGGCGATTCGGACGATTCGACCGGCGTTCGGTCAACTTGACCTGGGCCTGCCGCCGAACCGCCCGTGGTGGAGCGGCCAAAACTGGGAGGATTTGGCCGAAATCCTCTCTGGCTTCGGCCTTGCAGATCGATTGCCAGGCGCTTGACTCGTTATCAAACGAACTGAATGTTCGACTGGGAGGAACCGAAAATCGATGACGAGCCGAGGGGTCACCCGGGGGTCTCCGTCATCAAAGTGGGCGATTTGAAGCGCGTACGTGAGAGCGAGAGGATACCCATGCCGAAGATTCTGTTGGTCGAAGACAACGAGATGAACCGCGACATGCTGTCGCGTCGTTTGCTGCGACATGGCTTTGAGGTTCTCATCGCGATCGACGGAATGCAAGGGCTGGAAATGGCGCATTCCGAGGCTCCCGACCTGATTCTGATGGACATGAGCCTTCCCGAGATCGACGGTTGGGAGGCGACACGAAGGCTGAAGGCGGACCCCGCGACCCAGCCGATCCCGATCATCGCGCTGACCGCCCACGCGATGGTCAGCGACAAGGAAAAGGCGATGCGGGCCGGCTGCAACGACTACGACAGCAAGCCGGTGGATCTGAAACGCTTGTTGAGCAAGATATCGGGCCAGCTCGGCGTGACGAGAGCGGAATGAAGCGATCACTGGCATGGTCCGCGATGCTGATCGGGGCACTCGCAATCGGCCCGCCTGTAACGGCCGAGGAACCGCCGGGCAACGTGGACCTGAGATCTCTCAGCCTGGAAGAGCTGATGCACGTCGAGATCACGTCGGTCTCAAAAAAGAGCGAGCGACTCTTCGACGCCTCCGCCGCGGTGTTCGTGATTACGAACGAAGACATCGAGCGCTACGGCGCCACGACGATTCCCGAGGCACTGCGCCTGGCACCGGGCCTCGAGGTCGCGCGTATCGACGGCAACAAGTGGGCCGTCACCTCGCGGGGGTTCAATGGTCAATACGCCAACAAGCTGCTCGTACTGATCGACGGCCGGACCGTCTATACGCCGTTGTTTTCCGGAATCTTCTGGGAAATCCAGGACGTATTCCTGAAGGATGTCGATCGCATCGAGGTTATCCGCGGCCCCGGTGCGACACTGTGGGGCGCCAACGCGGTCAACGGCATCATCAACATCATCACCAAGTCGAGTGCCGACACCCCGGGGAACCTGCTGCTCGCCGGGAGCGGGACGTTCGAAAGCGGGTTGGCCGGTTTTCGGCACGGCGGCACACTCGGCGATGCGGGCCACTATCGCGCCTTCGTCAAGTATCACCGGCGCGACGAGTTGGATCTGCCGACGGGGGGTTCCGGGGACGACGCATCCGAGACACTGCGCGTCGGATTCCGTGCCGACTGGAACGCGAGCGAGCGGGACAAGCTGACCGTGCAGGGCGACTACTACGACGGCGAGATCGGTCAGACCTATACCCTGATCGACTCGTTCATCCCGCCGTTCACCAGTAGCTTCGGTTTCGATGCCGAGGTCTCGGGCGCCAACGTTCTGGCGCGCTGGACCCACAACCACTCGGATACGACGAATCGCACGCTGCAGGTCTACTATGACCGGACGGAACGCGACGACGCGTTCGCCTCGGAAACCGGCAGCACCTTCGACGTGGAACTCCAGGGAGGGCGGACGCTGGGTAAGCATTCTCTGGTGACAGGCCTGGGCTACCGGCGCACAACGAGCGACATCCAGGGTAGCTTCACCTTCAGCACCGATCCACCGCGACGAAGCGACGATCTCTTCAACCTCTTCCTGCATGACGATGTGATGCTTCGTCCGGACCACCTGCGTTTGACGCTAGGTGCCAAGCTCGAACACAACGACTACACCGGCCTGGAGTTTCAGCCGAACGTCCGGCTGCTCTGGACACCCAACGATCGCCACAGCTTCTGGGCCGCCGCGTCGCGCGCGGTACGCACGCCTTCCCGCGGTGAGACCGAGGCACGGCTGCTGCTCGATGCGCTGCCTCCGGATACGGTCTTTCCCGGCGCCCCCAGCGCGTTGATCGCCTTCACGGGCAGCCCGGATGTGGACTCCGAGGACCTGCTGGCTCTCGAGGTCGGCTGCCGATTTGTCTGGCGCGACGAGCTCTCGCTCGATTTCACGACGTTCTACAACCGCTATGACTCTCTGATCAACCTCGAACCGGGGGCGCCGTTTCTCGAGCCGCAACCGGTGCCGTTATATCTGGTCTTACCCATGCTGCCCGACAACAAGAGCAGTGGTCACACCTTCGGCGCAGAACTGGTGCTGGACTGGCAGCCGCTGCCGCGTTGGCGCATCCGCACCAATCTCACAACGCTGCACCTGCACCTGAAACTCGACGCCGACAGCATGGCCGTCACGTCTCCGGATCAAGGCACGGAGGGCTGGAGCCCCGACTATCAGTGGTCCGTCCGGTCGTCCGTCGATCTACCGCACGATCTCGACTTCGACCTGTTCCTGCGACACGTCGACGAGCTGCCCACGCTGGGCGTCGAGCGCTACACCGCGCTGGACGGGCGACTGGCCTGGCGGGCGAGTCCCACGGTGCAAATCGAGCTGGTCGGTCGAAACCTGACGGACAGCGACAGCGTCGAGTTCGTCACGTCGTTCATCAATACCGCCTCCACGGTGCCCGGGCGCAGTGTCCACGCCACCGTGTTCTGGAGCTTCTAGAACGTGACACGGAGGCACGAGATCGCGCCCGGCACCCAGCGCTGGTTTGTTCCGGTGCTGGTGCTGATCGTTGCATTGACGCACTGGACGCCGGCCTCGACGGAGGCCTCGCCGACGGCATCCCTCCAGGACTTGAAAGCGGCCTACGTGGTCCAATTCTTGAGGTATGTCGAGTGGCCCGAGAAGCATCGAGCCGCCGAGGGGGAACCTCTCGTGATCGGCGTGGTCGGCGACTCGACGATGGTTGACGCGCTTGACCGGTTCGCCACCGAGACGATCGGCGGGCATCCGGTGCGAATCACAAACATCATTGTCGGCCAGGACGCGGAACGCTGCCATCTTCTGTTTGTGAATACCTCGAAACGTAACGTGGCACAAAGAGCCCTGCTTTCCGTCGAAGGGGCAGGCACGCTCACGGTCGGCGACACGAGAGGCTTTCTCGACTCCGGCGGCATGATCGAGTTGCGTATCGTTGACAACAGTGTCCGGTTCGAAGTCAACCTATCGCCTTCGAGGGATGCGGGGCTGAACATCAGTTCCAAGCTCTTGCGACTCGCGCTGCATGTCGACAATGCTGACGCCGCGGCGGTGAACTAGCATGCGACTCCTCCGCGATCTTCCGATTCAGAGTAAGTTCACGTGGATTTCGATGTCCATCTGCGTGGTGGCGTTGATGCTCGCCGGTGGAGCGCTGGGGTTCTACGAGGTCAGACAGTTCCGGCAATCACTGAACGATCAGTTGGATAGCCTCGGCGAGATCCTGGCCGCGAACAGTACAGCACCTCTGGAGTTCTCGGATCCGGCGGCCGGCGAGGAGACACTGGCCGGGCTGCGAGCCAATCGAACGATCATCGCAGCCGCGATCTATGATCGCGACGATCGTCTGTTTGCGCAGTATGCGCGAGACGACGCCGGCCCTATCGAGATTCCCCCCATCGCGCTGGACCCGACCCGGCACCACGAGGGCGGTCGCGTCAAGATGTTCTTGCCGATCATCTCGGACAGTCGGATGGTCGGCTCGGTTTATCTTGAAGCTGACCATCAGACCCTCGGGGCCCGCGCAAAAAGCTACTTTGCGTTGATGACCGCGGTCTTGTTCCTGGTCAGCCTGGTCGCCTACGCTCTGTCCCGATGGCTGCACCGCATCGTCTCGGCTCCGATCCTGGCGTTGGCCGAGAAAGCCACGCTGGTTACGGACCACAAGGACTATTCGATCCGAGCCGAACGCACGAGCGGCGACGAGATGGGAACGTTGATCGAGCGCTTTAACGAGATGATGGAGCAGATTGGTCAGCAAGATACCTCGCTGAAACGCGTGCACGACGACCTGGAACAACGCGTCGACGCACGCACTCGCGCGTTGAAAACCGAAATGCAGGACCGTGAAAAGGCGCAGGAAGAGTTATTCATGGCCAAGGAAGCCGCCGAGCAGGCCAACGTGGCGAAGAGCGTTTTTCTCGCCAACATGAGCCACGAGCTGCGAACACCGCTCAACGCGATCATCGGTTACAGCGAGATGCTCCAGGAGGACACCGATCAACTGGGGCAGCCGCAGTTGACGGCGGATCTCGAGCGGATCCACTCCTCCGGAAAGCACCTCCTGACGCTGATCAATGACGTCCTTGACCTGTCCAAGATCGAGGCCGGCAAGATGGAAGTGTACCCCGAGGTCTTCGATGTCATGGAGATCGTCCAGGAAGTCACCGATACGATCCGCCCGCTATCGGCCCAGAACGGCAACAGCCTGGAAGTGCACTGCGACCCGCAGCCGGAGATTACAGCGGATCGTACGAAGTTGAGACAGATTCTGCTCAACCTGTTGAGCAACGCCACGAAATTCACGGAAGGCGGCTCGATCGTCCTGGACGTGTTCACGCAGCCTGACGACGACGACGGCCGGATCTGTTTCCGCGTCAGCGACACGGGCATCGGCGTCAGCC from Acidobacteriota bacterium includes these protein-coding regions:
- a CDS encoding S8 family serine peptidase, with product MRRLTIIGIILLLAGTLHAAPRKVSRDVDRGIADGNVDVIVQFKEHPRAEQLEEMRGKGAELKAELRSVRGALFSMPAAALEGLSHNPNVRYISPDRSLNGVLDYSLAAVGAEYAEKYGFDGSGIGIAVIDSGVFAHDDLVDPATNRSKVRYSRSLIGGSSGADPFGHGTHVAGILAAQGSSHGVAPGAHLFDLRALNPAGAGTDSSVIAAIDMAILYKDKLNIRVINLSLSRGIFESYELDPLCQAVEAAYEAGIVVVVSAGNSGRYDKDGRKGYGTIGSPGNDPYVITVGAMNAMGTFGRTDDLIASYSSKGPTAIDHVIKPDLVAPGNKVVSLNSPGSTLATNRPQKVVGGNRIEVSGTSMAAPVVAGAVALLLEQDPSLTPDQVKARLMKTASKAFPTTSTATDPVTGDSYTSQYDIFTVGAGYVDIAAALNNSETSSGVALSPSASYDPATGIVTLVHGNSLLWGDGVIWGDAVIWGDGVIWGDAVIWGDGVIWGDGVIWGDSVIWGDGVIWGDGVIWGDGVIWGDASDASADGDE
- a CDS encoding response regulator — protein: MPKILLVEDNEMNRDMLSRRLLRHGFEVLIAIDGMQGLEMAHSEAPDLILMDMSLPEIDGWEATRRLKADPATQPIPIIALTAHAMVSDKEKAMRAGCNDYDSKPVDLKRLLSKISGQLGVTRAE
- a CDS encoding TonB-dependent receptor — protein: MKRSLAWSAMLIGALAIGPPVTAEEPPGNVDLRSLSLEELMHVEITSVSKKSERLFDASAAVFVITNEDIERYGATTIPEALRLAPGLEVARIDGNKWAVTSRGFNGQYANKLLVLIDGRTVYTPLFSGIFWEIQDVFLKDVDRIEVIRGPGATLWGANAVNGIINIITKSSADTPGNLLLAGSGTFESGLAGFRHGGTLGDAGHYRAFVKYHRRDELDLPTGGSGDDASETLRVGFRADWNASERDKLTVQGDYYDGEIGQTYTLIDSFIPPFTSSFGFDAEVSGANVLARWTHNHSDTTNRTLQVYYDRTERDDAFASETGSTFDVELQGGRTLGKHSLVTGLGYRRTTSDIQGSFTFSTDPPRRSDDLFNLFLHDDVMLRPDHLRLTLGAKLEHNDYTGLEFQPNVRLLWTPNDRHSFWAAASRAVRTPSRGETEARLLLDALPPDTVFPGAPSALIAFTGSPDVDSEDLLALEVGCRFVWRDELSLDFTTFYNRYDSLINLEPGAPFLEPQPVPLYLVLPMLPDNKSSGHTFGAELVLDWQPLPRWRIRTNLTTLHLHLKLDADSMAVTSPDQGTEGWSPDYQWSVRSSVDLPHDLDFDLFLRHVDELPTLGVERYTALDGRLAWRASPTVQIELVGRNLTDSDSVEFVTSFINTASTVPGRSVHATVFWSF
- a CDS encoding PAS domain-containing sensor histidine kinase → MSKKLSIGARVYIALFTTMGFATYLAAIATWQISRGPFFLGLLATALFAATLKVNLPGIRGTISVSFLFILIGAVELAFAETLTIGFGCALVQLYWQAKSRPRLMQVGFNVSVMVLSSAAAWLFYHRYLSYGSITPVLLLGLTATVFFVANTVPVSLIIGLVETKSTGRVWQECYFWTFPYYLVGAVVAGLISFTTHALGWQSSLMILPAVYMIYRSYRRYLGRMEQEKSHAQQLSERSEELECEISERKRTEVTLRESQERYRTLFESSPHPMWVYADDTLRFIEVNDAAIDRYGYSRDEFLSMTIDQIGCDSSDEVAGDPGEPDQDPGTLIHRTKEGAQFWVETRSHRIAFAGQEARLVLADDITERRRAEELRIAKDAAEGASQAKSEFLANMSHELRTPLNAILGYSELLQEIAEDEGKDEASEDLAKIHNSGTHLLGLINDILDLSKIEAGRMEQHLERFDVEDVLRLAIHTVDPLVVENGNTLTIEADDVGDMYADMTKTKQVLVNLLSNAAKFTRNGSIALRVTREDEPGPAVIKFEVADTGIGMSLDQLQTIGKPFTQADPSTTRKYGGTGLGLVISNQFCEMMGGFITVESELGRGSTFTIQLPQHAPDGLAAATVPADTSEEIPV
- a CDS encoding YfiR family protein, whose translation is MTRRHEIAPGTQRWFVPVLVLIVALTHWTPASTEASPTASLQDLKAAYVVQFLRYVEWPEKHRAAEGEPLVIGVVGDSTMVDALDRFATETIGGHPVRITNIIVGQDAERCHLLFVNTSKRNVAQRALLSVEGAGTLTVGDTRGFLDSGGMIELRIVDNSVRFEVNLSPSRDAGLNISSKLLRLALHVDNADAAAVN
- a CDS encoding sigma-54 dependent transcriptional regulator, with translation MQESENIRLLIAEDEPRLRSILSRELSQRGFQVTIAEDGTQAVSVLEKQEFDVLLLDVRMPGKDGLEVLAVAREIEPAPEAVMLTGNSTVETAVEAMKRGACDFVTKPCPLDALEQILRSAAEKRVLRRSNDAMKRKLADERNSGLLYASPAMAEVEKMIRRLAPSDGTVLVVGESGTGKEVAAQAIHNASERREAPFVDINCGAIPESLLESELFGHEKGAFTGADAARPGLFEMAHRGTLFLDEIGEIPIGLQVKLLRVLETKTFYRVGGRRRCDADVRVIAATNRDLQQEIEEGRFRNDLFYRINALQLELPPLRDRREDIPLLAKHFAAPKPIAKDVLGLLSKHDWPGNVRELKHVIERALLIGGEPDIVAEDLPAELLAAPLPPAVTVGGGASSAAASVAPPAPAAPRGLKEIEREQILTILEQVRWHRGKAAELLGVSPKTLYRKLRSYGISRSS
- a CDS encoding response regulator — protein: MTETERKTVLIVDDDVDARQLVRRRLQSVYDCVEADNGARAIEAFERHAIDLVIMDVMMPEVSGHDACRELKSRTPDEFLPVILLTALNSQDDRNHGLAAGADDFLSKPVDWRELQFRVRALLKLREQDRTIKAHSESLEKTVADRTASLERQVRFTNQIVDSLPVSLHVIDRDRTVVAWNRSRERGARGLQRERALGQNLYDILPIENRDANEALLDRVFDHGESTEDERETTVNGEKRRYHLRRVPMRLTPDEVTHAITIGEDITEKHRMRHSLRVADKMAAMGRLAAGVAHEVNNPLAIIVACAESLSRTLDTLGVTGDDADMFKEYLLTIKDEAFRAKNISQDLLDFSRVKSDTRKPCELGPIVERALQVMKHHNQFKRVELQCELHDDAPAAEVEEDAIVQVLVALIINALDAMPDGGTLRLASGISGEQSWIEVGDTGGGIAKADLPNIFEPFFTTKPIGRGTGLGLSICYGIVQSHGGRIEVESELDRGTRFKIVLPRAEVPPGDSEIHQANEPTIVRG
- a CDS encoding ATP-binding protein; protein product: MRLLRDLPIQSKFTWISMSICVVALMLAGGALGFYEVRQFRQSLNDQLDSLGEILAANSTAPLEFSDPAAGEETLAGLRANRTIIAAAIYDRDDRLFAQYARDDAGPIEIPPIALDPTRHHEGGRVKMFLPIISDSRMVGSVYLEADHQTLGARAKSYFALMTAVLFLVSLVAYALSRWLHRIVSAPILALAEKATLVTDHKDYSIRAERTSGDEMGTLIERFNEMMEQIGQQDTSLKRVHDDLEQRVDARTRALKTEMQDREKAQEELFMAKEAAEQANVAKSVFLANMSHELRTPLNAIIGYSEMLQEDTDQLGQPQLTADLERIHSSGKHLLTLINDVLDLSKIEAGKMEVYPEVFDVMEIVQEVTDTIRPLSAQNGNSLEVHCDPQPEITADRTKLRQILLNLLSNATKFTEGGSIVLDVFTQPDDDDGRICFRVSDTGIGVSQEQLPQLFSAFSQVDSSKTRSKGGTGLGLAISRRYCRMMGGDILVSSEPGRGSTFTIFLPQRVVQTPQGAIR